One Triticum dicoccoides isolate Atlit2015 ecotype Zavitan chromosome 4B, WEW_v2.0, whole genome shotgun sequence genomic window carries:
- the LOC119293478 gene encoding non-specific lipid-transfer protein 4-like, translating into MAARRAHAAATLALLVAALVLSAAPAPAEGAVANCGQVVSYLAPCISYAMGRVSVPGGGCCSGVRGLNAAAATPADRKATCTCLKQQASGMGGIKPDLVASIPSKCGVNIPYAISPRTDCSKVR; encoded by the exons ATGGCAGCTCGCCGTGCCCACGCCGCCGCGACCTTGGCCCTGCTGGTGGCGGCGCTTGTGCTGTCTGCGGCACCGGCGCCGGCGGAGGGTGCGGTTGCGAACTGCGGGCAGGTGGTGAGCTACCTGGCCCCGTGCATCAGTTATGCCATGGGCAGGGTGAGTGTGCCTGGCGGTGGCTGCTGCAGCGGCGTGCGTGGCCTTAACGCGGCGGCTGCCACCCCCGCCGACCGCAAAGCCACCTGCACCTGCCTCAAGCAGCAGGCGAGCGGCATGGGCGGCATCAAGCCCGACCTCGTCGCCAGCATCCCCAGCAAGTGTGGCGTCAACATCCCCTACGCCATCAGCCCTAGAACCGATTGCTCCAA GGTGCGTTAA